In Lentibacillus amyloliquefaciens, one DNA window encodes the following:
- a CDS encoding fructose-specific PTS transporter subunit EIIC, with the protein MRLLAVTACPVGIAHTYMAAENLQQAADDMGVDMKVETQGSIGAENELTEKDIEEANGIIIASDKDISKERFAGKKLLVVGVQEGIRNPEQLINQVQSDDVPVYQSELKSADTVKKERKEKENPIYRHLMNGVSYMIPFIVVGGLLIAISLALGGEQTDGGIVIPEDSFWKQIENIGNASFSFMVPILAGFIAVSIADRPGLVPGMIGGYIAATGSFYGSEAGAGFIGGIIAGFLAGYVVLGIKKIKVPQAVQPVMPIIFIPIIASLVVGVLFITVIGAPVASIFASLTTWLESMQGASSIVLALILGAMIAVDMGGPFNKVAFLFGSAMIAEGNFEIMGPIAVAICVPPMGMGLATFLNKRKYQPAEKETGKASFTMGLFGITEGAIPFAAQDPLRVIPSIMVGSMTGSVIAMLGNVGDRVAHGGPIVAVLGAVDNVLMFFIAAIIGTIVTAVMINLLKRDVMPAPAVATPEGVSVTADEAGDATDESAESNATDQADASEQKTPAENVEINKLTDILNRNLMTMQVAGSTQEEVVDEFIQMLDKENRIASTETVKQAIFDRENESSTGLGMNIAIPHAKSSAVKHPAVVFGISRDGIDWKSLDGSDAKLIFMIAIPEERAGDDHLKILQMLSRKLMDDSFREQLMNAETKEEAYELLDSIGEGSVPLQ; encoded by the coding sequence ATGCGACTATTAGCTGTAACCGCGTGTCCGGTCGGCATTGCGCACACGTACATGGCTGCTGAAAATCTGCAACAGGCGGCAGATGATATGGGCGTGGATATGAAAGTCGAGACACAGGGGTCGATTGGAGCAGAAAACGAGCTTACCGAAAAAGATATAGAAGAAGCAAATGGCATTATTATTGCCAGTGATAAAGATATTTCAAAAGAACGGTTCGCCGGGAAGAAGTTGCTTGTCGTCGGTGTTCAGGAAGGGATTCGCAATCCGGAGCAATTGATCAATCAGGTGCAGAGTGATGATGTGCCGGTTTATCAATCTGAGTTGAAGTCGGCGGATACGGTAAAAAAAGAGCGCAAGGAAAAGGAAAACCCGATTTACCGCCACTTGATGAATGGTGTCTCCTACATGATTCCGTTTATCGTTGTCGGTGGTTTGTTGATTGCAATCTCACTGGCGCTTGGAGGCGAGCAGACTGATGGAGGAATTGTCATCCCGGAAGATTCATTCTGGAAGCAGATTGAAAACATTGGTAATGCTTCATTTAGTTTCATGGTGCCAATTCTGGCCGGGTTCATTGCTGTCAGTATCGCTGACCGTCCAGGCCTTGTTCCGGGTATGATTGGCGGTTATATTGCGGCTACCGGCAGTTTTTACGGCAGTGAAGCCGGTGCTGGTTTTATCGGCGGCATTATTGCCGGTTTTCTTGCAGGCTATGTTGTGCTTGGCATTAAGAAGATTAAAGTACCACAGGCGGTACAGCCGGTTATGCCGATTATATTTATTCCGATTATCGCCTCGCTGGTCGTTGGTGTGCTGTTTATCACCGTGATCGGCGCGCCTGTTGCAAGTATTTTTGCGTCATTGACAACGTGGCTTGAAAGCATGCAGGGTGCCAGTTCGATTGTTCTCGCGTTGATTCTCGGTGCGATGATTGCTGTTGATATGGGCGGACCGTTCAATAAAGTGGCATTTCTGTTTGGTTCGGCCATGATAGCAGAAGGAAACTTTGAAATCATGGGACCGATAGCGGTTGCCATTTGTGTTCCACCGATGGGTATGGGACTTGCAACATTTTTGAATAAACGCAAGTATCAGCCGGCTGAAAAAGAAACCGGAAAAGCATCCTTCACGATGGGTTTATTCGGGATTACAGAAGGGGCGATTCCGTTTGCTGCACAGGATCCGCTCCGTGTTATCCCAAGTATTATGGTCGGTTCGATGACCGGATCGGTGATTGCGATGCTCGGTAATGTCGGTGATCGTGTCGCCCACGGCGGACCAATCGTTGCGGTTCTAGGTGCGGTCGATAATGTGCTGATGTTCTTTATCGCAGCGATTATCGGTACGATTGTAACAGCTGTCATGATTAATCTGTTGAAGAGAGATGTGATGCCCGCTCCTGCTGTTGCGACACCTGAGGGCGTGAGCGTAACGGCAGATGAAGCGGGTGATGCGACGGATGAATCGGCTGAATCAAATGCGACTGATCAAGCTGACGCATCAGAACAGAAAACACCGGCAGAAAATGTAGAGATCAATAAACTGACGGATATCCTTAACCGGAATTTGATGACGATGCAAGTGGCTGGTTCAACACAGGAAGAAGTGGTTGATGAATTTATTCAGATGCTCGACAAGGAGAACCGTATTGCCTCGACAGAAACTGTGAAACAAGCTATTTTCGACCGTGAAAATGAAAGCTCAACCGGTCTAGGTATGAATATTGCCATTCCGCATGCCAAATCGTCTGCGGTTAAGCATCCGGCTGTTGTTTTTGGCATCAGCCGGGATGGAATCGACTGGAAGAGCCTTGACGGGTCGGATGCGAAATTGATCTTCATGATTGCGATACCGGAAGAACGCGCAGGGGATGATCATTTGAAAATCCTGCAAATGCTATCACGAAAGCTGATGGATGATTCATTCCGTGAGCAATTGATGAATGCTGAAACGAAAGAAGAAGCATACGAACTGCTCGATTCGATTGGCGAGGGGTCTGTCCCTCTTCAGTAA
- a CDS encoding extracellular solute-binding protein, giving the protein MKFDKSLFMFLTLIVLIVGCSSDSGEESGSTEVTWSTTTGYSPQSTSSAVADYISGAVEDFELEHSNITLNTQIQSSNISEAMAKIMEQANQGRAPDMAVIDSYLFPQYIEHLQPLDDLMEEKGMNVEDFLPFAQDVITGPDGKVYGLYMNTDTRVLFYNSELISEPPGTWEEVIEVGKELNEQGYDGISTPGGRDEGTSVTTLWPLYWGQGGELVDDEGNPAFGEGENKEIMVDVLSTIQTAVEEGVLPQRVASYGSENDQNEEIAAGNVAMFIGGNWQESFLKESLGEEEFKKWKVAPVPQLEGGENTTTSGGWAWGIFTDDEEKKQAAFDFIYSTFISKQGMGEFTSIYGELPSRTSVYESDSYEGTRFSDEYRQMLNNDARVRPSSESYPEISNQLQIAVSDVISGNKDPEQAVNDAWEVVNNE; this is encoded by the coding sequence ATGAAGTTTGACAAGAGTTTATTCATGTTTTTAACACTTATTGTTTTAATCGTTGGATGTTCCTCTGATTCAGGTGAAGAAAGCGGAAGCACAGAAGTCACATGGAGTACAACAACGGGCTATTCTCCTCAATCAACTTCATCTGCTGTTGCAGATTATATCTCTGGAGCTGTGGAAGATTTTGAATTAGAGCACTCAAATATCACGCTGAATACTCAAATTCAATCTTCTAACATAAGTGAAGCTATGGCAAAAATAATGGAACAGGCGAACCAGGGCCGAGCACCGGACATGGCTGTCATTGATTCATATTTATTTCCGCAATATATCGAACACTTACAGCCGCTTGATGATTTGATGGAAGAAAAAGGGATGAATGTTGAAGACTTTTTGCCATTTGCGCAAGACGTAATAACTGGTCCTGATGGTAAGGTTTATGGGCTGTACATGAACACAGATACACGCGTTCTTTTTTATAACAGTGAATTAATCTCTGAACCACCAGGGACATGGGAAGAGGTTATCGAGGTAGGAAAAGAATTGAATGAACAGGGATATGATGGAATATCTACTCCTGGAGGAAGAGATGAAGGAACGTCCGTAACCACTCTTTGGCCGTTATATTGGGGACAAGGCGGTGAACTAGTAGATGATGAAGGGAATCCTGCATTTGGAGAAGGGGAGAACAAGGAGATTATGGTTGATGTATTATCAACTATCCAAACCGCTGTTGAAGAGGGAGTTCTTCCTCAGAGAGTGGCTTCATATGGTAGCGAAAACGATCAAAATGAAGAGATAGCAGCGGGTAATGTAGCCATGTTTATTGGTGGTAACTGGCAAGAGTCCTTTTTGAAGGAATCCCTGGGAGAAGAAGAATTCAAAAAATGGAAGGTTGCACCAGTACCACAGCTTGAAGGTGGCGAAAACACTACTACTTCAGGTGGATGGGCGTGGGGAATTTTTACAGATGACGAAGAAAAAAAACAAGCAGCATTTGATTTTATCTACTCAACATTTATTAGTAAACAAGGAATGGGTGAATTTACATCTATTTACGGTGAATTGCCTTCAAGAACATCAGTCTATGAATCTGACAGTTACGAAGGGACACGCTTTAGTGATGAGTACAGACAAATGCTAAACAATGATGCGAGAGTCCGCCCGTCATCGGAATCATATCCAGAAATTTCTAACCAGCTGCAAATAGCCGTTTCAGATGTTATTTCTGGTAATAAAGATCCTGAACAGGCAGTAAATGATGCTTGGGAAGTGGTAAATAATGAATAA
- a CDS encoding BglG family transcription antiterminator, whose translation MSAMIIEGFIKRWTVFKMNRRQKELLRILLTDIDEFLHVGDLAEELDCSEKTARNDLNKIDTLLQEYPSVELRRKRGTGVSLSAGSKDRVKLFNRIYQTEAISADDRLLEMAYQLLVSDKPLTLASLAEKYYSNRTTVRDELGRISRWLEGYDLALISKQRLGHLIKGKELNKRNALANLSELIPSESREKQQVLQLFPQHEINTLRKLLRDLQAHYPVRLTDGEFESLLIHALIMIKRTRQRSPIVLGQSDDDTGVKLDTYHMTAWLLNRLENALSVSFPENEYVYFTWHLESCRTAHNGEKAKSDGLVAGVVSQMTSQLRRMTMIRFEDDKVLKDGLETHLASALNRIRYGLTIRMPMLSEIKKKYAYMFSMVILAVEKINESYDLNIPEDEAAYLVLHFQASIERVQKEKTPVKQTVIVCDLGVGMSHLLQAKLEQSYQDVEILASISQRELPAFLEKHDTDMIISTTDINHFDAPVIVVSPLLESDDKERLEQFLQSIDQEGTNENEMLNTLKQLVDPETIYLGMNLEHRFEIVEMLASNLVREGFAEQKFVHSAMLREMSSATAIGGGVAIPHADPDFVKESVVYLAVLREPLQWGNEMVSVVFLLAISKDDQEMTKSLMQTIASISQNPSLMEKLNEAENISDILTVFEQ comes from the coding sequence ATGTCAGCTATGATAATAGAAGGATTTATCAAACGGTGGACGGTGTTTAAGATGAACCGCAGACAAAAAGAATTATTACGGATTTTACTGACGGATATAGATGAATTTCTACATGTCGGGGATTTGGCAGAGGAACTGGATTGTTCAGAAAAGACAGCGCGGAATGATTTGAATAAGATCGATACGTTGCTTCAAGAATACCCGTCTGTTGAATTAAGACGAAAACGGGGGACCGGCGTTTCGCTTTCTGCCGGCAGTAAGGATAGAGTGAAATTATTTAATCGTATTTATCAGACTGAAGCAATATCCGCAGACGATCGTTTATTGGAAATGGCCTACCAGCTGCTTGTAAGTGATAAGCCGCTGACATTGGCCAGTCTTGCAGAGAAATATTATAGCAATCGAACAACAGTCAGGGATGAACTGGGCAGAATTTCCCGCTGGCTTGAAGGTTATGATCTGGCGCTGATATCAAAGCAGCGCCTCGGTCATCTTATTAAAGGAAAAGAATTAAACAAACGCAATGCGCTGGCGAATCTGTCGGAGTTGATCCCATCTGAGTCACGGGAAAAGCAACAGGTTCTTCAGTTATTCCCTCAACATGAAATCAATACACTCAGAAAACTGCTGCGTGATTTACAGGCGCATTATCCTGTTCGTTTGACGGATGGCGAATTTGAAAGCCTGTTGATCCACGCCTTAATTATGATTAAACGAACCCGTCAGCGCTCACCGATTGTGCTCGGTCAGTCAGATGATGACACTGGTGTAAAGCTGGATACTTACCATATGACAGCCTGGCTTCTCAATCGGCTGGAAAATGCATTGAGTGTGTCGTTTCCGGAAAATGAGTATGTTTATTTCACGTGGCATCTGGAAAGCTGCAGAACTGCACACAACGGGGAAAAGGCAAAATCTGATGGTTTAGTGGCCGGCGTTGTCAGTCAGATGACGTCACAGTTAAGGCGCATGACGATGATCAGGTTTGAGGATGACAAGGTATTGAAAGATGGTCTCGAGACCCACCTCGCCTCGGCCTTAAACCGTATCAGATACGGGCTTACCATCAGAATGCCCATGCTCTCAGAAATTAAAAAGAAATATGCTTATATGTTCAGTATGGTGATTCTGGCTGTCGAAAAAATAAATGAAAGCTATGATTTAAATATCCCCGAAGATGAAGCAGCCTATCTTGTCCTGCATTTTCAAGCCTCGATTGAACGGGTGCAAAAGGAGAAAACGCCGGTTAAACAGACCGTGATTGTTTGTGATCTTGGCGTCGGGATGTCTCATTTGCTGCAGGCAAAACTGGAACAGTCCTACCAGGATGTTGAAATCCTTGCCAGTATCAGTCAAAGAGAACTGCCGGCATTTCTGGAAAAACATGATACGGATATGATTATTTCCACTACAGATATTAACCATTTCGATGCTCCGGTGATTGTAGTTTCCCCGCTTCTTGAATCCGATGATAAAGAGCGACTGGAGCAGTTTCTGCAATCAATTGATCAGGAAGGAACGAACGAGAACGAGATGTTAAATACGCTTAAGCAGTTAGTGGATCCTGAAACAATCTATCTGGGGATGAATTTGGAACATCGGTTTGAAATCGTTGAAATGCTTGCAAGTAATCTTGTGCGGGAAGGATTTGCTGAACAGAAGTTTGTCCACAGTGCGATGTTAAGGGAAATGTCATCAGCAACGGCAATCGGCGGCGGTGTCGCCATTCCGCACGCTGATCCGGATTTCGTGAAGGAGTCAGTTGTATACCTGGCGGTGCTTCGAGAGCCCTTGCAGTGGGGTAACGAAATGGTCTCCGTCGTGTTTCTTTTGGCGATTTCCAAAGACGATCAGGAAATGACAAAATCGCTCATGCAGACGATCGCATCCATCAGTCAAAATCCATCTCTCATGGAAAAATTAAACGAAGCAGAAAACATATCTGATATTCTGACAGTGTTCGAGCAATAA
- a CDS encoding carbohydrate ABC transporter permease yields MSFTDATLNADDYSYTLDSYKSLFTNPGFIQMLFVTGTFVFFSITLQMLFGFLIALIIDQGEKRNLRGTVFTRTAVLTAWAIPGVIIGIIWQMLYNETDAGIINYLLSLVGIGPIPFLSNPTSALIAVIFSNVWRGTAFSMILIYAGLKTLPADVLESAKIDGANAMQRGMKVILPMLTPMLLINLVIISIDTFNTFDMVMALTGGGPGQSTEVISLSIYNSIFNQFNLGQGAATSVVLLTINVVMTIVYILILGRGEKDAA; encoded by the coding sequence TTGAGTTTCACTGATGCAACTTTGAATGCTGATGATTACAGTTACACCCTGGATTCGTATAAGAGTTTATTTACGAATCCGGGGTTTATACAAATGCTGTTTGTAACAGGCACTTTTGTATTTTTTAGTATTACCCTTCAAATGTTGTTTGGATTTTTAATTGCTCTTATTATTGATCAGGGTGAAAAAAGGAATTTAAGAGGGACAGTTTTCACACGTACAGCTGTATTGACAGCGTGGGCTATCCCCGGTGTTATTATAGGGATTATTTGGCAGATGCTATACAATGAGACAGATGCAGGCATCATTAATTATCTGTTGAGTCTTGTTGGAATAGGTCCTATCCCATTTTTGTCGAACCCAACATCAGCTCTGATTGCTGTTATCTTTTCAAATGTCTGGCGAGGAACAGCGTTTAGTATGATCCTCATTTATGCCGGGCTGAAAACACTTCCTGCTGATGTTCTTGAGTCAGCAAAAATTGATGGGGCAAATGCTATGCAGCGAGGAATGAAAGTTATTTTACCTATGTTGACACCAATGCTGTTAATCAACTTGGTTATCATATCAATTGATACATTTAATACGTTTGACATGGTGATGGCGCTGACAGGTGGAGGGCCTGGCCAAAGCACAGAGGTTATCTCACTCAGTATTTATAATTCTATTTTTAACCAGTTTAATTTAGGGCAAGGTGCTGCAACATCAGTCGTATTGCTGACCATTAATGTTGTAATGACTATTGTATACATTCTGATTTTGGGAAGGGGAGAAAAGGATGCAGCATAA
- a CDS encoding carbohydrate ABC transporter permease, protein MQHKQTMLKIGLYSSYVFVTLLFLFPLLWVLSLSFKTSQELYNVPPNLFPESLQFDNYKHVIENNNILSFLLNSLQIVSLTVILTLIIVLPAAFALSRYKFKLKGTLLLGIILTQMISAVVISIPLYRLFAEWGLLNNFFMMVIVYVAVVLPFSTWFLKGYFDTIPIELDEAATVDGCNKFQILTRILLPSSMPGIVSVTLLIAVQSWSQFVIPFILLDIQSSYPVSVGIVNLQSTQQAITTHYLAAGSVISILPVIVLFVLLQRFIVGALTTGAVKG, encoded by the coding sequence ATGCAGCATAAACAAACCATGTTAAAAATCGGTCTATATAGTTCGTATGTTTTTGTAACACTTCTTTTTCTTTTCCCGTTACTCTGGGTACTTTCTTTGTCTTTTAAGACGTCCCAGGAATTATACAATGTGCCGCCCAATCTCTTTCCGGAAAGTCTGCAATTTGACAACTATAAACACGTTATTGAAAACAATAATATATTATCTTTCTTGCTTAACTCCCTACAGATCGTTAGCTTAACAGTAATTCTTACATTAATCATCGTATTGCCGGCAGCTTTCGCTTTATCGCGGTATAAATTTAAACTTAAAGGGACACTTTTGCTTGGAATCATATTAACTCAAATGATATCCGCAGTCGTTATATCAATCCCTTTATACCGTCTTTTTGCAGAATGGGGCTTACTCAATAACTTTTTTATGATGGTAATTGTTTATGTAGCTGTTGTACTACCTTTTTCAACATGGTTTTTAAAAGGCTATTTCGATACAATCCCGATAGAGTTAGACGAAGCTGCTACTGTTGATGGGTGTAATAAATTTCAAATATTGACTAGAATTCTTCTTCCTTCAAGTATGCCCGGGATTGTCTCAGTTACATTATTAATTGCAGTGCAAAGCTGGTCGCAATTTGTAATTCCATTTATTTTATTGGATATCCAAAGCTCATACCCTGTTTCAGTAGGTATCGTTAATTTACAATCGACTCAGCAAGCTATTACAACGCATTATCTCGCTGCAGGAAGTGTGATATCAATATTACCGGTTATTGTTCTGTTTGTATTGTTACAGCGTTTTATCGTTGGAGCATTAACAACTGGAGCAGTAAAAGGTTAA
- a CDS encoding alpha-mannosidase, with protein MFKTLEKLEQRIKELDAYRYRDAINIEGFSFLEDENGEVGTRPPESGSWGKINLGDSWKGWDRYIWLRTSIRFPKEWKDRSVVGKFDFGKTGGGHNSGFESLLYVNGEVYQGVDSNHKEVFFSEDAAGEELDLCFRLWSGLDGMGGSHEEQEHKIRQAQLSWLDQCTDDLFYTAKAVFESINVMNENNATRMQLVKILDRAFKTIDWTNPASDMFYQSIESAIDILNTELEKIETKDIVTVRGIGHTHIDVAWLWRLRHTREKTARSFSTVLRLMEKYPDYIFLQTQPQLYEYIKNDYPEIYADIKNRVKEGRWEVGGVMWLEPDNNIPSGESLVRQILKGQAFFDKEFGNSSFKYLWLPDVFGYSWALPQILKKSGIEVFMTTKISWNQFNRMPHDTFHWRGIDGSEILTHFITTPEENSSKYTYNGLINAESVKGIWDEYKDKPLNQELIIAYGYGDGGGGVNRDMLEMRRRLNRVPGMPNVTTGRADDYFSDLKNRVENSDQYVHTWDGELYLEYHRGTYTSQAHNKRMNRKMELAYRETEWLSVFGYLFSGQWDQRSQENFDEGWKIILRNQFHDILPGSSISEVYKDSKEEYEKANILVTQSRNKQEDIILSEIKDNAFVVFNSSPWKQSNIVNIEGVKLNTGSWKDHNDNKLEAQNKNGTWYVHVNDIPSLGYTTIYFDESPAQDETNTHSFETSRNGIVTPFYKIEWNDKGQLTNIYDIENKRHALKESPGNVMQVFEDKPLDFDAWDIDLFYQEKFKVIQQLENISVIELGSVRAVISFKWSYHNSLIDQEMVLYANSRRIDFNTKVDWHENNQLLKVKFPVNVRATEATYDIQYGNVKRPTHWNTSWDYARFESVGHQWADISERNYGVSLLNDCKYGYDIKDNVIRLSLIKSAVKPDPEQDQGSHVFTYSLYPHNGDWFEGGTVKEAWYLNNPLSFSQGKAKKEKDSLFFVSSENIMIDAIKKAEQNDEIIVRLHEYAGKRNDFELMSDYEIVEWIECDLMENPIQTKMNSNTINSSVLPYEIKTFKINMKDI; from the coding sequence TTGTTTAAAACACTGGAAAAACTTGAACAAAGAATTAAGGAACTCGATGCATATAGATATAGAGACGCGATTAACATAGAAGGCTTTTCATTTTTGGAAGATGAAAATGGCGAGGTGGGAACACGGCCACCGGAATCAGGAAGCTGGGGGAAGATCAATCTCGGGGATTCCTGGAAGGGCTGGGACAGGTATATTTGGCTAAGGACTTCCATTCGATTTCCGAAAGAATGGAAAGACCGTTCAGTTGTAGGAAAATTTGACTTTGGTAAGACAGGTGGAGGACATAATTCAGGTTTTGAATCGTTGCTTTATGTTAACGGCGAAGTCTATCAAGGAGTCGATTCCAATCACAAAGAAGTATTTTTCTCAGAAGACGCTGCTGGCGAGGAATTGGATCTCTGCTTCAGATTATGGTCTGGTTTAGATGGCATGGGAGGTTCCCACGAGGAGCAGGAACATAAAATTCGCCAGGCACAACTTTCCTGGCTGGATCAATGTACGGATGATTTGTTTTATACAGCAAAGGCTGTGTTTGAATCGATTAATGTTATGAACGAAAATAATGCAACAAGAATGCAACTTGTAAAAATACTGGACAGAGCGTTTAAAACAATTGACTGGACCAATCCTGCAAGTGACATGTTTTATCAATCAATTGAGTCGGCAATAGACATTCTTAATACAGAGCTAGAAAAAATTGAAACAAAAGACATCGTTACGGTAAGGGGTATCGGTCATACGCACATTGATGTGGCATGGCTATGGAGGTTGCGTCACACCCGTGAAAAGACTGCACGATCCTTTTCTACTGTTTTAAGATTGATGGAAAAGTACCCGGATTATATATTCCTGCAAACACAGCCACAGTTATATGAATATATTAAAAATGACTACCCGGAAATTTATGCAGACATAAAGAATAGGGTTAAAGAAGGCAGATGGGAGGTCGGGGGAGTTATGTGGCTCGAGCCGGATAATAATATACCTTCCGGGGAGTCCTTGGTAAGACAAATATTAAAAGGTCAAGCGTTTTTTGATAAAGAATTTGGAAATTCTTCATTTAAGTATTTATGGCTGCCTGATGTGTTCGGATATTCTTGGGCTCTGCCGCAAATTTTAAAGAAATCAGGCATTGAAGTTTTTATGACGACGAAAATAAGCTGGAACCAATTCAACCGGATGCCTCATGATACATTTCATTGGAGAGGAATTGACGGCTCCGAAATACTGACGCATTTTATAACAACTCCGGAAGAAAATTCGAGCAAGTATACTTATAACGGTCTGATCAATGCGGAATCTGTAAAAGGTATATGGGATGAGTACAAAGATAAACCATTAAACCAGGAACTTATAATCGCTTACGGTTATGGAGATGGTGGCGGTGGAGTAAACCGTGATATGCTCGAGATGAGACGTCGGCTCAATAGAGTTCCGGGTATGCCAAATGTAACGACTGGAAGGGCAGATGATTATTTTTCTGATTTAAAAAACAGGGTTGAAAATAGTGATCAATATGTTCATACATGGGACGGGGAATTGTATTTGGAGTACCACAGGGGTACGTATACCAGCCAGGCACATAATAAACGAATGAACCGGAAAATGGAATTAGCTTATCGCGAAACAGAATGGCTCAGCGTATTTGGTTATCTCTTTTCAGGGCAATGGGATCAGCGTTCTCAGGAAAATTTTGATGAAGGATGGAAAATCATTTTAAGGAATCAATTTCATGATATTCTTCCTGGAAGTTCTATAAGTGAAGTATATAAGGACAGCAAAGAAGAATATGAGAAGGCAAATATACTAGTTACTCAATCAAGAAATAAACAGGAAGATATAATTCTCTCTGAAATAAAGGATAATGCATTTGTTGTATTTAATTCTTCACCATGGAAGCAATCAAACATCGTGAATATAGAAGGTGTGAAGTTAAACACCGGTAGTTGGAAAGATCATAATGACAATAAATTAGAAGCCCAAAATAAAAATGGAACTTGGTATGTCCATGTAAACGACATTCCATCATTAGGTTACACTACAATCTATTTTGATGAGTCTCCAGCTCAGGATGAAACAAATACACATAGCTTTGAAACATCTCGAAATGGAATTGTAACCCCATTTTATAAAATTGAATGGAATGATAAGGGACAACTAACCAATATTTATGATATCGAAAATAAACGACACGCACTAAAAGAAAGTCCTGGAAATGTGATGCAAGTATTTGAAGATAAACCACTGGATTTCGATGCGTGGGATATAGACTTGTTCTACCAGGAAAAGTTTAAAGTCATTCAACAGTTAGAAAATATATCTGTGATAGAGTTAGGTTCTGTAAGGGCAGTGATTTCATTTAAATGGAGTTATCATAATTCTCTGATTGACCAGGAGATGGTTCTCTATGCCAACAGCCGAAGAATTGACTTTAATACAAAAGTTGATTGGCACGAAAATAATCAGTTATTGAAAGTAAAATTCCCTGTTAATGTACGGGCAACGGAAGCCACATATGACATTCAGTACGGTAATGTGAAGCGTCCAACTCATTGGAATACAAGTTGGGATTACGCCAGATTTGAATCTGTGGGTCATCAGTGGGCAGATATATCAGAAAGAAATTACGGAGTCAGTCTTTTAAATGATTGCAAATATGGCTATGACATCAAAGATAACGTAATCAGACTCTCGCTAATAAAATCTGCTGTTAAACCTGATCCTGAGCAGGATCAGGGGAGTCATGTATTCACATATTCATTATATCCTCACAATGGTGATTGGTTTGAAGGTGGAACAGTCAAAGAAGCCTGGTACTTAAATAACCCCCTTTCGTTCTCTCAGGGCAAAGCCAAAAAAGAGAAGGATTCACTATTTTTTGTTTCATCAGAGAATATTATGATAGATGCAATCAAAAAAGCCGAGCAAAATGATGAAATTATTGTAAGGTTACATGAGTATGCCGGCAAAAGAAATGACTTTGAGTTGATGAGTGATTATGAAATAGTTGAGTGGATTGAATGTGACTTAATGGAAAACCCTATACAAACTAAAATGAACAGTAATACCATTAATTCAAGTGTATTACCATACGAAATTAAAACGTTCAAAATTAACATGAAAGATATCTAA
- a CDS encoding ROK family protein has protein sequence MLIGGIEAGGTKIVCAVGDRSGEIKAKQSISTRDPDETLQEVKAFFSDYELESLGVGSFGPINLNKNSDTYGMILNTPKTAWKHFDLLGRLQQDFRIPIFIDTDVNAACLSEYRHGAGKDVNSCLYITVGTGIGAGLVQEGRTFQGRTHPEMGHVIVPQHPDDTFPGVCPYHGNCLEGMASGPAIEKRHGRKGHLLADDVNVWEIEAHYLAHAIASYTLILSPERIILGGGVMKQDVLFPLVRQKVFGLVNDYVDMGNMNEFIVTPELGDEQGVKGAIALTVSEK, from the coding sequence ATGTTAATAGGCGGAATTGAAGCAGGAGGAACTAAAATTGTCTGTGCGGTAGGTGACCGCTCAGGCGAGATAAAGGCAAAGCAAAGTATATCGACAAGGGATCCGGATGAAACGCTTCAGGAAGTAAAGGCTTTTTTTTCGGATTATGAACTGGAGAGTCTGGGTGTCGGGAGTTTTGGACCGATTAATCTGAACAAAAACAGCGATACATATGGAATGATTTTAAATACACCCAAAACGGCCTGGAAACATTTTGACTTGCTGGGAAGGCTGCAGCAGGATTTTCGGATTCCAATTTTTATCGATACGGATGTTAATGCGGCATGCTTGTCGGAATACCGTCATGGCGCCGGAAAAGATGTGAACAGCTGCTTATACATAACGGTTGGGACGGGGATTGGAGCAGGACTGGTCCAGGAAGGCCGAACATTTCAGGGAAGAACTCACCCGGAAATGGGGCATGTCATCGTTCCGCAGCATCCGGATGATACGTTTCCCGGTGTTTGTCCGTACCACGGCAACTGTCTTGAGGGCATGGCATCCGGTCCGGCTATTGAAAAAAGGCATGGCAGGAAAGGACATCTGTTGGCCGACGATGTAAACGTATGGGAAATCGAGGCACATTATTTAGCACATGCTATAGCAAGCTACACTTTGATTTTATCGCCTGAGCGGATTATTTTAGGTGGCGGCGTAATGAAGCAGGACGTTTTGTTTCCGCTTGTCCGGCAAAAGGTTTTCGGACTGGTGAATGATTATGTTGATATGGGCAACATGAACGAATTCATCGTGACGCCCGAACTGGGTGATGAGCAGGGTGTAAAGGGTGCTATTGCGCTGACTGTTTCTGAGAAATAA